AGCTGAATCGCGCTCTCGATGCCCGCTGAGCGACGAGAATCGCTGACATGACCGCCGTCGTGTCCTTCGCACCCGCCGTCGCGCCCCTCGCGCGGCGGCGGGATCGCGCGGTTCCGGTCCCTTCGACAGGCTCAGGGACCTCTGCCGCGACAGCGAAGGTTCCGGTCCCTTCGACAGGCTCAGGGACCTCTGCCGCGACAGCGAAGGTGGCTGAGCTCGTCGAAGCCACCGAGACACGCTCGACGCCTCCCCCTCCGACATGCTCGCGGGCATCCACCGGAGGCGCGTCGTGAGGCGCGGCACGCTGCGCGTCCTGCTCGGTATGGCCCCGGGCGTCGGCAAGACGTACGAGATGCTCGAGGAGGGCCGCCGACTCGCCGCCGAAGGCCGCGACGTCGTCATCGCGGTCGTCGAGACCCACGGACGGGCCGCCACCGCGGCGCAGGCCGAGGGTCTCGAGGTCGTCCCTCGTCGGCCGGTCGCCCACCGCGGGGTCGCGCTCGACGAGATGGATCTCGCGGCGGTGATCGCGCGGCATCCGGATCTCGCCCTCGTCGACGAGCTCGCCCACACCAACGCGCCCGGCTCCGCGAACGACAAGCGCTGGACCGACGTCGAAGAGCTCCTCGACGCCGGGATCGATGTCATCACGACGGTCAACGTGCAGCACATCGCCTCGCTCAACGACGTCGTCGAGAAGATCACCGGCGTGACGCAGAGGGAGACGGTACCGGATGCCGTCGTCCGCGCGGCCGACCAGATCGAGGTCGTCGACCTCGCGCCGCAGTCACTGCGGGACCGCCTGTCCGCCGGGTTCGTCTACCCCGCAGAGCGGATCGACGCCGCCCTGTCGAACTACTTCCGCCTCGGCAACCTCACCGCGCTGCGCGAACTCGCCCTGCTGTGGCTCGCCGACGAGGTCGACTCGGCTCTCCAGCGGTATCGCACCGAGCACGGTATCGAGGGATCGTGGCAGGCCCGCGAGCGCGTCGTCGTCGCGCTGACGGGCGGGTCCGAGGGCGAGACGCTCCTCCGCCGCGGAGCCCGCATCGCCGCGCGCTCGGCCGGCGGCGAACTCCTCGCCGTGCACGTGTCCACGCAGGATGGGCTGCGCACGAGCAACCCGGCGGCTCTGGAGACCCAACGCGCCCTCGTCGAGCAGCTCGGCGGCACATACCACCAGGTCGTCGGCGACGACGTCGCCACCGCGCTCGTCGACTTCGCCCGCTCGGTCAACGCGTCGCAGCTCGTCATCGGCGTGAGCCGACGCGGACGCCTCGGGGCGGCCCTGACCGGCCCCGGCATCGGCAACACCGTCATCCGCGAGTCGGGTGACATCGACGTGCACATCGTCAACCACGCCCGGGCGGGCGGTCGCTTCGCGCTCCCGCGGCTCACCGGCCCGGCGCTGAGCATGAAGCGCCGGATCCTCGGTTTCGTCACGGCGCTCGTGGGCGGCCCGATCATCTCGCTGCTCCTGCTGGCGACCGGCTCCGACGACTCGATCACCACCGACGTGCTCAGTTACCAGCTGCTCGTCGTGATCGTCGCCCTGATCGGCGGCATCTGGCCCGCGGTCTTCGCGGCCGTCCTGTCGGGGCTCACCCTCGACTTCCTCTTCATCGCCCCGCTGCACACGGTGACGATCAGCGACCCGGTCCACGCGATCGCCCTCGTGCTCTACGTCGTGATCGCGATGCTCGTCAGCGTCGTCGTCGATCAGGCCGCTCGCCGCGCGCGCGCCGCGCGACGCGCCTCCGCCGAAGCCGAACTGCTCGCCACGGTCGCGGGAAGCGTGCTCCGCGGCGAGGTCGCCGTCCCCGCGCTCGTCAGCCGCGCGCGCGAGGCGTTCGGTCTCGCCGGCGTTCGGCTGATCGCCGCCGACGGACGCGTGCTCGCCACCGACGGCGAGCCGGTCCGGGACGACCGGCGCACCACGGTGCCGGTCGGCGACGGTCGCGCGACCCTCGAACTCCACGGCGGGGACCTGGATGCCGGCGCCCGCCGCCTCCTCGACGTCGTCGTCGCGCAGCTCGCCGCCGCCCTCGAACGCGCCGACCTGGCGGAGACCGCCGCCGAAGCGGGGGCGCTGGCCGAGACGGACCAGGTCCGCAGCGCCCTGCTCTCGGCCGTGAGCCACGATCTGCGTCGGCCCCTGGCATCCGCCGTCGCCGCTCTCGGGGGGCTGCGCGCAGCCGGCGACCACCTGTCGGAGGACGACCGTCGCGAACTCATCGAGACCGCCGACGAGAGCCTCGCCACGCTGTCGGTGCTCGTCACCGACCTGCTCGACGTCAGTCGCGTGCAGGCCGGCGTGCTCGCGGTGTCGCTCGCGCCGGTGGATGCCGCCGACGTCGTGATCGCCGCCCTCGACGAGCTCGACCTGGGCCCCGACGAGGTCGAGCTCGCCCTCGATCCGGACCTCCCGTCGCTGCGCGCCGACGCGGTGCTGCTGCAGCGCGTACTCGTCAACGTCCTCGCCAACGCCCAGCGGTACACGCCCGAGGGCGTGCGCGTGCGCATCGCGACGAGCCGTCTCGGCGGCATCGCGGAGATCCGCGTGATCGACCACGGGCCGGGCATCGCCGTCGAACGCCGCGACGACATGTTCTCGCCGTTCCAGCGCCTCGGCGACACCGACAACACCGCCGGCCTCGGCCTCGGTCTCGCCCTCTCGCGCGGCTTCGCCGAGGGGATGGGCGGCACCCTCGTCCCCGAAGACACCCCGGGCGGCGGCCTGACAATGGTGGTGACGCTGCCCGTCGCCGAGGGCGGCGCCGAGGCCGTGGCATCCGGAATCCGAGAGGACGCACCGTGAAGGTACTGATCGCCGACGACGATCCGCAGCTCGTGCGCGCGCTGCGGATCACGCTCGCCGCCCACGGCTACGACGTCGTGGCGGCGGCCGACGGCGCCGCGGCGATCACGCTCGCCGCCGGGTCCCACCCCGACATCGTGCTGTTGGATCTCGGGATGCCGCACCTCGACGGCGTGCAGGTCATCCAGGCGCTGCGCGGGTGGACGAGCGTGCCGATCATCGTCGTCTCGGGGCGCACGGGCTCGGCCGACAAGGTCGACGCGCTCGACGCGGGGGCCGACGACTACGTGACCAAGCCGTTCCAGATCGACGAGCTGCTCGCGCGCCTCCGGGTGCACGCGCGCCGTTCGGCTCCGGCGAGCGGCGAGGCGGTGGTGCGCTTCGGCTCCGTCGAGGTCGACCTCGCCGCGAAGGCCGTGCTGCGCGACGGCACCCGCGTGCACCTCACGCCGACGGAGTGGCGGATGCTGGAGTTCCTCGCCCGCAACCCCGGCTCGCTCGTCACGCGCCAGACGCTGCTCAAGGAGATCTGGGCGAGCGAGCAGGTCGCCGACAGCGGCTACCTGCGGCTCTACATGTCGCAGCTGCGCAAGAAGCTCGAGGCCGATCCCTCGAACCCCGTGCACCTGCTCACGGAGCAGGGGATGGGGTACCGGCTGGTGGTGTGAGGCGGCGGGTTCGGGCCACGGCCGGCCGGGTCCGACCGCCCGCCGGGCCGAACTCCCGAGAAACCGCGCCGGCCACCAACCCCGCCGACGCCGCGGGCACTCGGGCCATCCGCCCACCGGGCCGAACTCCTGAGAAACCGAGCCGCCGGCCGTCGTACGCCCCGGTTCCGGCCTCAGCCGAGCGAAAACTCAGGAGTTTCGCACGCCCCCGGGTCGCGCCCGCACACTCGACCGAGCGAGAGCTCAGGAGTTCCGCTCGGCCTCGACCTCGCTGTCGGACGAGCACGCCTCGAACTCCGCCTGAACCCGAGCGCAGCGGCAGGCGAAGACGATCGAGTGCAGCAGCATCAGCGGACCTCGCCGACCGTGTGGCATCCGGGGCACGGGAAGGCGACGCGATCCCCGACGCGCACATCGCCCGGCAGCACGACCGTTCCGCACGCGGCCGAGCCGTGGGCGTCGAGCACCACGAAGGGCTCGTCGTAGGCGTGCGAGACACGACCGATCAACCGCGCCTCGCGCCAGACGACCTCGAGCCCCGCGACGCACGCGTCGAGGCGGAGCGTCGCGGGCGTGGCATCCGTCACCGTCGCCACCACCACGGTGGTCGACAGGCTCGCGGATGCCACTCCTCCCGACGCCGGGATCACCGCCGGCCCCGTGCAGACGCAGGGCGTGCCGCAGATTTCGGCGTACCGTCCGACGGACACCGCGCGGACGGTCACGTCGTCGAGTGTGGGCGCCGAGCCCGCGGGCCACGCCGCGGCGTCGAAGGGCGCCGGGATGCTGGCGCGGAGAGTGGGGAGGAGAGCGGTGAGGGTCATGGCATCCGGTCTACGCGGCTCCGCCGTCGGGGTCGGGAGCTCTCACGACTTCCACACGGCGCGCGAGGCGATCCGTACGAATTCCTCTCTGTGCGGCGCGTGCCGCGCTCCGGAGAACGGCCCCGGATGCTCCCGGTTCGGCCGCTCTGTGCGGCAGTCGGGCAGTTTTCTCCGGAGCGCGGCACGCGCCAGCACGCGAAACTCGTGAGATTCAGCCCCCTCGGCGCCCGAACCCTGGCCACGGGGCACGGCCTCCGCGTTGTCAGCGGTTTCACTCGCCCCGCCGTCCAGACCGCCCCTCGACACCGGCCGGACCGGCCCGCCCACCGGCGACCACCCACCCCACGCCGCGTAGCCTGGAGAGGTGACCCTCCCCTTCGACGTCGACGCCGTGCGCGCCGACTTCCCGATCCTCGAGACCGAGGTCGACGGCCATCCGCTCGTCTACCTCGACTCCGGCGCGACGAGCCAGAAGCCGCGCGCCGTGCTGGACGCCGAGCGCGACTTCCTCGAGCACGCGAACTCCGCCGTGCACCGCGGCGCGCACACCCTCGCCGCCGAGGCGACCGAGCTGTTCGAAGACGCCCGCGCCACCGTCGCCGAGTTCGTCGGGGCTCAGCCCGAGCAGCTGGTCTGGACGTCCGGTGCCACCGCCGGCCTCAACCTCGTGGCGGGTTCACTCGGGTACGCGGGGCGCCTCCGCGAGGGCGACGAGATCGTCGTCACCGAGGCCGAGCACCACGCGAACCTCATCCCGTGGCAGGAGCTCGCCGCCCGCACCGGCGCGCGCCTGAGGCACATCCCCGTTCTCGAGGACGGCACCCTCGACATGCGCGCCGCGGCCGACCTCATCGGCGAGCGCACGAGAGTCGTCGCCTTCCCGCACGTCTCGAACGTGCTCGGCATCGTGAACCCCGTCGCGAAGCTCGTGACCCTCGCCCGCGGCGTCGGCGCGCTGACCGTGCTCGACGCGTGCCAGTCGGCGCCGCACCTCGCGCTCGACCTCCCGGCATCCGGAGTCGATCTCGCCGTCTTCTCGGGGCACAAGGTCTACGGACCGTACGGCATCGGCGCCCTGTGGGGCCGCGACGAGGTGCTGGAGTCGCTGCCGCCGTTCACCACGGGCGGCTCCATGATCACCACCGTCACTCTCGAGAAGGCCGAGTACCTTCCGCCGCCGCAGCGCTTCGAGCCCGGCACGCAGCCGGTGTCGCAGGCCGTCGGCCTCGCCGCGGCGGTCCGGTGGCTCGGCGAGCACGACCTCGCCGCCGCACACGCGCACGAGGCGACCCTTGAGAAGCGCATGCGCGAGGGGCTTCGCTCGATTCCCGGCGTCCGCCTCCTCGGAGACACGGATGCCGCCGACCGCGTCGCCCTGCAGGCCTTCGCCGTCGAGGGTGTCCATGCGCACGACGTCGGGCAGTTCCTCGATTCCCGCGGTGTCGCCGCCCGCGTCGGCCACCACTGCGCGCAGCCCCTGCACCGGCGCTTCGGCCTCACCGCCACCGTGCGGGCGAGCGCCGCGATCCACACCACGGCGGCCGAGATCGACACGTTCCTCGACGCGGTGTCGGGCGTGCGCGGCTTCTTCGGGGTCGGCGCATGAGCGGGCTGGAGTCGCTGTACCAGGAGCTCATCCTCGACCACGCCAAGAACCGCCGCGGCTTCGGTCTGGCCGAGCCGGGCGCGCACAGCGCGACCGTTCACCAGCGCAACCCCGTCTGCGGTGACGAGATCACCCTCCGCGTCGACGTCGAGGGCGACCGCGTCGTCTCCGTCACGTGGGAGGGCGCCGGCTGCTCGATCTCGCAGGCGTCGGCCTCGATGCTCGTCGCGCTCCTGCAGGAGGACGGCGGAGACGAGGGGATGCCACGCGCCGACGTCGAGGCCCTGATCGCGGCATTCCGCGAGGCGCTGCGCTCGCGCGGCAAGACCCCGCTCGACGAGGAGACCTTCGCCGACGCCGCCGCGCTCTCCGGCGTCTCGAAGTACACCGCGCGCGTGAAGTGCGCGATGCTCGCCTGGGTCGCGCTCGAGGAAGGGCTGCGGCAGGCCTGAGCCCGCGGCATCCGGTCGTCGGCCGCGCCACGCCCACGCCCACGCCCACGCCCACTGAGTGTCCAGAACACCCGGACGATTTTTCGAGACGTCCGGGTGTTTTGGACACTCAACGGCCCACCGTGCCGGGCAGCGCCGGAGCCGCGCACAGCGCTGACCGAACCGTCGCCGCGGCGATATCCTGCGTCCATACCGGTGAGAGGACGGATGCCATGGGCAACGGATTCAGCGCAGAAGAGCGCGCGGCGATGAAGCAGCGCGCCGAGGAGCTCCAGGCCATGAAGGGCTTGAAGGGCCTCGCGAAGCTCCAGAAGGAGAACGAGGCGTGCCTCGAGGCGATCGAGAAGCTCGAGGGAGCCGACCGCTCGATCGCGGAGCGCGTGCACGTGATCGTGCTCGAAGAGGCTCCGCACCTGAACCCGAAGACGTACTACGGCTTCCCGGCCTACGCGAAGGACGGCAAGGTCGTGGTGTTCTACCAGCCGGCCTCGAAGTTCAAGACGCGGTACGGAACGGTCAGCTTCGACGAGACCGCGCAGCTCGACGACGGCCCGATGTGGCCGGTGTCGTTCGCGGTGCTCGACGTCACGGCCGAGGTGGAGCAGAGGATCCGCGAGCTGGTGCGGCGGGCGGCGCCGGCGGCCTGAAGCGCGGCACCGGAATCGGAGCGCGGCAACAGAATCGGAGCAGCGAGGCCGCGGCATCCGAATCCGCTACTTCGGTCCGATTCTGCGTGCCCGGCTGAACGGATGCCGCGACCCCGAGGCCGCGGCATCCCGAGATCAGCCGATGACCACGCGCTCCATCCGCTCGAAGCTCTTCTCCATGCCGTCGACCATGCCCGTGGCGAGGACCGCGTCGCGGGTGGCGGCATCCGGATACTCGATCAGCAGTGTCACGAGCGTCGCGCCGTCCTCCTCGTAGAACGACAGGTCGTTCGTGGTGGAAGGCCAGTCCGTGC
This portion of the Microbacterium testaceum StLB037 genome encodes:
- a CDS encoding DUF4118 domain-containing protein encodes the protein MRRGTLRVLLGMAPGVGKTYEMLEEGRRLAAEGRDVVIAVVETHGRAATAAQAEGLEVVPRRPVAHRGVALDEMDLAAVIARHPDLALVDELAHTNAPGSANDKRWTDVEELLDAGIDVITTVNVQHIASLNDVVEKITGVTQRETVPDAVVRAADQIEVVDLAPQSLRDRLSAGFVYPAERIDAALSNYFRLGNLTALRELALLWLADEVDSALQRYRTEHGIEGSWQARERVVVALTGGSEGETLLRRGARIAARSAGGELLAVHVSTQDGLRTSNPAALETQRALVEQLGGTYHQVVGDDVATALVDFARSVNASQLVIGVSRRGRLGAALTGPGIGNTVIRESGDIDVHIVNHARAGGRFALPRLTGPALSMKRRILGFVTALVGGPIISLLLLATGSDDSITTDVLSYQLLVVIVALIGGIWPAVFAAVLSGLTLDFLFIAPLHTVTISDPVHAIALVLYVVIAMLVSVVVDQAARRARAARRASAEAELLATVAGSVLRGEVAVPALVSRAREAFGLAGVRLIAADGRVLATDGEPVRDDRRTTVPVGDGRATLELHGGDLDAGARRLLDVVVAQLAAALERADLAETAAEAGALAETDQVRSALLSAVSHDLRRPLASAVAALGGLRAAGDHLSEDDRRELIETADESLATLSVLVTDLLDVSRVQAGVLAVSLAPVDAADVVIAALDELDLGPDEVELALDPDLPSLRADAVLLQRVLVNVLANAQRYTPEGVRVRIATSRLGGIAEIRVIDHGPGIAVERRDDMFSPFQRLGDTDNTAGLGLGLALSRGFAEGMGGTLVPEDTPGGGLTMVVTLPVAEGGAEAVASGIREDAP
- a CDS encoding response regulator, whose translation is MKVLIADDDPQLVRALRITLAAHGYDVVAAADGAAAITLAAGSHPDIVLLDLGMPHLDGVQVIQALRGWTSVPIIVVSGRTGSADKVDALDAGADDYVTKPFQIDELLARLRVHARRSAPASGEAVVRFGSVEVDLAAKAVLRDGTRVHLTPTEWRMLEFLARNPGSLVTRQTLLKEIWASEQVADSGYLRLYMSQLRKKLEADPSNPVHLLTEQGMGYRLVV
- a CDS encoding aminotransferase class V-fold PLP-dependent enzyme; protein product: MTLPFDVDAVRADFPILETEVDGHPLVYLDSGATSQKPRAVLDAERDFLEHANSAVHRGAHTLAAEATELFEDARATVAEFVGAQPEQLVWTSGATAGLNLVAGSLGYAGRLREGDEIVVTEAEHHANLIPWQELAARTGARLRHIPVLEDGTLDMRAAADLIGERTRVVAFPHVSNVLGIVNPVAKLVTLARGVGALTVLDACQSAPHLALDLPASGVDLAVFSGHKVYGPYGIGALWGRDEVLESLPPFTTGGSMITTVTLEKAEYLPPPQRFEPGTQPVSQAVGLAAAVRWLGEHDLAAAHAHEATLEKRMREGLRSIPGVRLLGDTDAADRVALQAFAVEGVHAHDVGQFLDSRGVAARVGHHCAQPLHRRFGLTATVRASAAIHTTAAEIDTFLDAVSGVRGFFGVGA
- the sufU gene encoding Fe-S cluster assembly sulfur transfer protein SufU; its protein translation is MSGLESLYQELILDHAKNRRGFGLAEPGAHSATVHQRNPVCGDEITLRVDVEGDRVVSVTWEGAGCSISQASASMLVALLQEDGGDEGMPRADVEALIAAFREALRSRGKTPLDEETFADAAALSGVSKYTARVKCAMLAWVALEEGLRQA
- a CDS encoding iron chaperone, which translates into the protein MGNGFSAEERAAMKQRAEELQAMKGLKGLAKLQKENEACLEAIEKLEGADRSIAERVHVIVLEEAPHLNPKTYYGFPAYAKDGKVVVFYQPASKFKTRYGTVSFDETAQLDDGPMWPVSFAVLDVTAEVEQRIRELVRRAAPAA